From the Paramormyrops kingsleyae isolate MSU_618 chromosome 7, PKINGS_0.4, whole genome shotgun sequence genome, one window contains:
- the ak1 gene encoding adenylate kinase isoenzyme 1: MADKLKDSKIIFVVGGPGSGKGTQCEKIVAQYGYTHLSSGDLLRAEVSSGSERGKQLSAIMQRGELVPLDTVLDMIKEAMIAKVDVSKGFLIDGYPREVKQGEEFEKKIGAPSLLLYIDAKGETMVKRLMKRGETSGRADDNEETIKKRLDLYYKATEPVIAFYEGRGIVRKIDSEGTVDAVFSQVVKAIESMK; encoded by the exons atggcAG ACAAACTGAAGGACAGCAAGATCATCTTCGTTGTGG GCGGACCGGGCTCCGGAAAAGGGACGCAGTGTGAGAAGATCGTAGCCCAGTACGGCTATACTCACCTCTCTTCTGGAGACCTGCTCCGTGCCGAGGTCAGCTCTGGATCTGAGAGGGGCAAGCAGCTGTCCGCCATCATGCAGAGGGGAGAGCTCGTCCCGCTG GACACTGTTTTGGATATGATAAAGGAAGCCATGATTGCCAAGGTTGACGTGTCCAAGGGCTTCCTGATTGACGGTTATCCCCGCGAGGTCAAGCAGGGCGAGGAGTTCGAGAAGAAG ATCGGGGCCCCCAGCTTGCTGCTGTACATTGATGCCAAAGGTGAAACCATGGTGAAAAGACTTATGAAGCGTGGGGAGACCAGTGGCCGTGCCGATGACAACGAGGAGACAATCAAGAAGCGCCTCGACCTATACTACAAAGCCACCGAGCCGGTGATTGCTTTCTATGAGGGACGCGGCATTGTCAGGAAG ATTGACTCAGAAGGTACTGTGGATGCGGTCTTCAGCCAAGTTGTCAAAGCTATCGAGTCCATGAAATAA